DNA from Natrarchaeobius halalkaliphilus:
ATGACCATGGTTGCGAACGCGACGGGACTTTCAGTCGATAAACGGGGACTCCATGGCCCCGAAGTTGATGATGTACAAGATCTCGCGAACGTTTTTTCGAGTACAGGAGAAGGTGGAATCCTCTCGCGAAATGGGGTTGTCGACTATGCATTAGGTGGAAATGTCGCACCGGGAGTGTTTGTCGTTGTGACTACAGAAGATGACACCATTCAAGACGACCTCGAGTATCTCAAGCTGGGTACCGGCCCGAATTACGTGTTCTACAGGTCGTATCACATCCCCACAATCGAACCATTGCTTAGCGCTGCTCGAGCGGAACTCCATGGCGACGCCAACTTAGTGCCACAGGAACCAGTCGTGGATACCATTTCGGTAGCCAAGCAAAATCTGGCTTCTGGCGATGAGATCGATGGAATCGGCGGTGAAACTGTCTATGGGCTTGCAGAAAACGCGAATACCGCTGCTGAAAACGACTTGGTCCCAATCAGCCTTATCAGGGGAGCAACCCTAAGACGAGATGTCGAACAGGGTGAACCAATCCAGTACAGCGACGTGGAACTACAAGACTCGGAACTCCTCCACCTCCGGAAATTGCAAGATTCCTACTTTGAGTTATAATATTAGCTCCCATCAGCAATGAGAACAATAATCAGGTGATCGTAGAGTCGAATTTCGGATGGTGTACTGGTAAATAATTGTCGCGGAACAGTTCGATCGCGTATACTCAGAAAACAGAATACTTTCAGTGGCGATTGAATCCTTTATATACTATGGTTGTGAAGTAGCACCAGATACTGATGAAACGGTGGCTGCGAAAAAGACAAAATTCACCCGACCCAATTGACTTTAACTGGGTCAAAAAGAGCGTAAGTCCCGAAAGTTCGAGTACTAAGAGTGTTTCTTTCGATGGCAATGAGTACAATTGTCGGTGTGTTTCATCTCCAGGTGGAGACTGGATGGCAGCATTTGGACTCTCTAAGACCCGTTCTGAGCAACGCCTATTTATTTTCGAAAATGGAGAAATACACTCGACTACTAAGCTAAAGCATCCTCACAGATGCGCTATCGCGAACAACGGGTTTACCATTGTCGGAGACAGGGGGGATCCCCGACGGCTAAATGGAATAATACTGATCTATGATCAAAGATCGAACGAGTTGATGTCGCAGCGGTACAGTTCAAACATCGCCGTAGTCGATATGTCTGACGACGGTAAATATGCCGCAGTTGTAACTATGGAACCAGACTGCAGAACATATATATACTATTTGCCAGATCGTCGCCTGGTTACCGAGCACGATAATCAAGAGTCAAACATACATCGAATTCGATTTCAAATTGATGAAGAATTCCGGCTCTATATGTCTAATGATGATGATGCAGAGCCACTGTATGGAGTGAATTTGGAAGGTGATACTGCCTGGAAGAGTGACCGATTTCGTAGTCCCCGTAGCGGGATTCTAGACCGGGTCAAAGGCTACCTGAAAAGATAACCCGTTCAGACTGTTACCACCAACCGCTATCATTTGTTTCAGGGTGTCATAGAATACGTCTCACACCCCCCATCTGGTGATTATGTGGGTCTCGTTCTACACTTCACTCCCTAAAAACGCCATCTCAGATTTAAAGTCTCATCGCAGTACCTGGAATATTCTGATTGAGAGCCATTGTATGACGCCCTCTTTGTTTTGAAGTTAGACGATGGGTGTTATTTCACGGAGTTTATAAATACACCTCCATTCAAGTCGATAGGTACATACTGATGAGATAAAACGACACCACAGGTACCACATCAGTAGTAACCTATAATGCCACGGAAATAGTGATAGACACATGGACGACTTGCCGGAAAATGAATATCTGAAGACCGCTATTACTGCAGCGAAAAGCGTGGGAGACCTGCAAAACGAGCACTGTGGAAACATCGCTAAATCAGAATTCAAGTACAAGTCTCGGAGAGATCTGGTTACAGAAACAGATATACAATCAGAGAAAGAAATTATTGACATTATTGCCACCAAGTACCCCAATCATACGATCGCTGGAGAAGAAACAAAGGGTGTACAGGGGGAATCTGATAAACGATGGGTAATCGATCCGATCGATGGTACGACAAATTATTATCACGGTGTTCCGTTTTACGCAGTATCAATCGCATTCAAAAAAGACGGGGAAGCCGAGATAGGGGTGGTGTATTGTCCATCAACGGACGAAACCTATTGTGCGATTAATGGAAACGGAGCATATTACAACAACAAACGTATCACAGTATCTGGAGAAACAGATTGGGAGAGGTCGCTTATTGGAACAGGTTTCCTCTCGAAACACATAGTGGATGAAGAGCTACTGGGAGTTTTGCAAGTAGTGGTTAACACTACACATGGAATACGGAGATTTGGATCAGCAGCAGCGTCACTAGCGATGGTGGCGAGTGGCCAGATTGAGGGATACTATCACCCGTATCTAAACACGTGGGATATTGCAGCAGGAGTGTTGATGGTAAAAGAAGCAGGTGGGACCATTGAGACGTTCGAAACAGACGAGGGAGACAGTTTGCACGTAGTTGCAACTAACGGTAATATTCAAACGGAGCTTTCAAGATTGTTCACATCTTCCGTCACCCATCATTAGTAAGTATTTTACTAATCTCGTAATATTACGATACATAGATTCGTATTATATTTAGAATTATTTACACCTTTTTGGACCTGATTATAACACAATAGCTAAATGTACGCCTATTGGATGGGATTCCTGTAAATACATTCTCCCCCTGATAGAGAACGCATCAACAGGCGAAGTAACAGTTTGAATCACCGCCCGTACCAGCAGTATAGTATGGTGCGGTACGATCACACCGAACTAGACCAACGTTTGTTGGCCATATAATATGAACACCAGTACAGACACGAAAGAAAATTACACCAATATGCATCAACTTAGGACAGTATCTGAGAATAAAAAAGCGAACAGTAGCAAATATATGCCGACGAAAACGGCTGATGAAGCAAACACTATTGAATAATTGAAAGTGGCGAGAATGAAACCGAGAACTGCTGGTGCTGTGGTTTGGCCGATTCGTTTCAGCACATACAATGTGTTTACGATACCAGCTCTGTGCTCATTATCCGTTAGAGACGTCACAGTACCTTTCATCACAGGGTCGAGGACGGCATCACCAGCGGTGTGACAAAGGATTAAAATCGCCAAGACGAATAGATTGTTCACGAACGGTAAAAGAAAGAGCGCGAATCCGGAGACAAAAAACGAGGCGAATAAGACCTGTTTTCGTTTGAACCAATTGAGCAACTCGCCGGAAAACGGGGACGCCACAACGTAGACAGCACCAGGAATTGAAAGCAAAAGTCCGACCTGAAACAGGGATGCCTCGAGAGTGCTAACAGCAAAAAGTGGAACAAAGATCACCAGTGCATATCTAGTAAAACCTCGAGTGAATCCACCGAAGACCAGGATTGCCAATGAGGGTTCTGATATTTTCTTCCGAATTGTCCAGGCGTATTCCGTAACGGCAGAACGAAGAGTACGCTCGTCTATTTTATTTGGTAGTGGTTCGGAAAGGGATAAGTGAACGATCCCAACTACGGGAAAGACAAAAAGGAACAGAATAAAGGGATAATTCCACCTAATTTCTGCTAGATAACCAGTTGCAACGGGAACAAAAATCATACCCAATCCGATCATACCCACTCGTATACCTTGCCCAGCAGAATTTTGTCTTCCCTCGAAGAAGTCACCTAGGAGGGTCACAGTTAGCGGATAGATTGCAGCTGCTCCAGTTCCAAGGACCACAGCAAGAAAAAGAAGGGTGGAGAAAGACTGTGCGAAAAACATGATCGTCCCAGCACCACCAAATAAAATGAGAGACGGAAGCAAAACAGTTCGTCGACCATATATATCAGCGACGGCTGCAGCTACGGGAATAATTAGAATCGAAGGCAATTTGTACACCGTAATAACATACCCAATTGTCCCTTCAGAGACCCCCAATCCAGTAGCAAGACCGGGCAACGCAGGAGGCAGAAGAGTTCCGATTGTAGCAGACACTGATACTAGTATGATAATCCCAAAGTTTTTATTGGTTAGTAAATCAGCATACGACACACCAGAACGAGAGCGTTCAGTAGTCATATGAGTAATAAAATCGAAATCGAGCACGCACAGGATCGTCTTCGGACATACACATAGTGGAATTTTGGATATAAGAGCCTATTATCTGAATCTCGGGATTGGCACCGACCACCACACTGTGGACCTGAACGGATGAAACAACTCCATAATTTACTGAGAGGGGTTACACTCGACGGGGAACAGATGAATAGAGAGAGAATGCGCACAAAGAAGATCATACTATTTCACCCTTAAATTAATATATTCAGTGAGAATTAAGTACCTCGTTGATCGATCCCAATGAATCCAAGATGTAATCAGGCAAAGTCGATGAGTTCCGCTCAACACGTCTGTTGTCGACACCGCTTTGGACTAACACAGTTGTCATTCCCGCGCGCTTGCCCATCGCAATGTCTGTATCAACGTTATCCCCTATAACAAGCCATTCCGAAGGCGACGAGTCGACCGAGTCCAATGTTATGTTAGCCATAGACTCGTTGGGTTTTCCGACGACTATATCCGGATCGCGGCCCGATGCTGCGACAATCGCTGCAATAATAGCACCAGTTCCAGGGGCGATACCAGAGTCGGTTGGGCTAGAACGGTCCGGATTTGTAACGATGAACGGGATACCCGTGTCAAGAATGTTTAAGGTCATTTGTAATGTGTTGAAATCAAATGAACGATCTTTTCCAACGACGAGAGTTTCAGCATCACAAGGATCTGAGCTTATCGCTACGCCACGTTCGGACAATTCATCGCGCAGAGGGTCCTCTCCAATGACAAACGCAACCGCATCTGAGTACGCCTCAGAAACATATGATGCAGTTACTGATGCGCTGGTAAGGATTTCGTTTCGATTGGTCGACACACCCATACTTTCTAGCTTTTCTACACACGTGCGTATTGATTTTGTAGAAGAGTTTGTGGCAAAGACGATATCGAGGTCAAATGATCGCATTCGGTTGATTGCCTTCACAGCACCAGGAATCGGTTCATTGGAACGATACACTGTCCCATCTAAATCTATAATAGCTCCGTCCATGTGATGTGTGCAATTCTTTTACCGGGACTTAATGATTTGGATGGGTATGCAGCAGCAATATGTAAAGAAGGGTGAGAGTATATATTACTGTTAAGATGGTCTTTAGATGAACAGTAGAAAGGAAGTTTGCTACCTCGCAAACACATCGTACGGTACAGTAGTCTCTGCGAGTCGGTATACACCAGATCGCACGACAGCTGTGCACCAGCATTCGAATCGTTACAGTAATCAGCATAACCGTGCTATCCAGAATAGCACGAAATCCCAGTACTACAACGTACTGATTAAACTCGGTAACTCTTCAGCAATTTGATTCTGTTCAACGTGACCGGCGGCTCTTGAGTGTGGATCGGGGCCACCGTCATAGAGCACCTGAATCGCGCGAAGACCAGCATTGGTTGCCCCATTTATATCGGATTCAATACTATCACCAACGTAGACCGCCTCCTCCGGACTTACAGCTAATTCATTTAGAATGGTTTTGAAAGAAAGGGAGTCAGGTTTACCGCTTTGAATCTCGCCTGTTGCCAAAGCTTCGTCAAAGAGATTATCCCAACCCAGGGTCGCAAGCTTTTCACGCTGAGCGCGTTCTGGACCATTTGTCAATAGGCCAATAGAATACTCATGAGAGAGTTCTTCTAACATAGCCACCACGCCATCAAGGGGCAGTATGGCTTCAGCCGTCACATCACGGTATGCTGCTGCTGCTGCTGCTGGATCGATGTCATCCTGATCCGCAAGTAGTTCCGCAAAAATTGGCTCGCGTGTTTCATTTGTTAAATATTTCTTATGGACACTCAAATATTCCTCATTTGTTAGAGGGGGTGCACCAACCTCATCTGTAGTCGCAGCTAAGCGAGCGTTCCTATCGCGATCAAACACGACAAGCGTGTTATCTAGGTCAAATATAACAGTCTCAACCATAGCAATTTCAACGAGTTCACCAGTGATGAATGTTTCTATAGAAACCACCAGAATGAACTCGAGAGAAAAATCACAATCAGTGTACATCTGTACGTCAACCAACCGAAACAACGTTTCCCGAACTTTAAGCCGACCGATCAATCAGGTGAAAACCGGAGGCGTAGCTACTAAATTCACTGAGGCCAGTGTGTTCAACGATCAGTGGCAGTCCATGATTGCTTATACCCCTATTTTAACAAAAAAGTCGGTTCATATTATCGTCTGTGAACCGATATGGTCGTGATGTTTTTTATATATTATAGGATAGAAACATGTGGCATGCGTGAGTTACTCTTCGACAAGAAGGGGCAAACGCCCAAGACGATTAGAAGCCATCTCCAAACTACCTTGAGAAGTAACGCTACCGTTCTTGGCAAACCAATACGACTCAGTGATCTCATCACGATCCGATAATGGAACGAGAAAGACTGTTGTACCCCTTGAGGAGATCTCTGCCAGTAAGTAAGACTGTGGGAACGAACAGACTGCAGGTGCGATTAGTTCCAGGTAATTTTCCGTATTGGTAACCGCTGGAAGATGATGATGGCCCGAAACCACTAAAGGTGATGAATTAGCTGGCAACGAATCAACAAGAGAGGTTCTATTTTCTATCTGGAACTGATTCCAGGGGTAGTCAACGGTATGTTCAGGAAGTAGAGAAAGGTTGTGATGCAGTGTAACGATAGTGCGAGAAACGTCCAAATCGAGGCCACTGATGTAATCTAGCTGCTGCTGTGAGATTTTTCCCGACGCCGTATTTCTGAGACAGCCATCTGGGGTACACGAACTGTTCAAAGAAATCACACTGGTCTCGTTGAATTCAGTCACGAACGGATATCCATCACCGCGAGGAGTATATCGCCGCTTGAATTCAGTATATAAAAGCGACCTGTGCTCGTCGTGTTCTTTGGGGACGTCGTGATTTCCAGGGAGTGAAATCCAAGGAAACTGAAGTTGTTCGACCATCGTGTCAAACAAATCAAATTCTTTAGGACGCCCATCGTGGGTCTGATCACCAAGAAATACGACGCCGGAAACATCCCTTGCATTGATGTCCGAAATCAGTGTTTCGAATAGCTCTTCAGTTCTATGGTACACTTTGCTAGTTCCGAATCCATCTGTTGATAAATGGATATCAGCGACGAAAGCAAGGCGTGTCAACTGTTGAGATCGTGGCTTTCGTAACTTTGCAAGTACTGGGCCAGGTTGTTCGTCCGGAAAATCGTGAACAGTCATAGAGTTATGTAGTCTTCGACCGGAAATATGCAGAGACAACTTCACTGATCGCGACAATAACTAGAATTGCAATCAAGATCGTAAGCACCGCATCCCAATTGAAATAATTTACGCTCGTGTTTAGCTGGACTCCAATTCCTCCAGCACCGACTAATCCAAGGATGGTTGCAGCCCTTACATTTATGTCCCACCGGTACGTCGCGACGCCGATGAACGCTGGTTTAATTTGGGGAACGATTCCATAAACCAAGATATCAAAGCTAGATCCACCAGTTGCAGCAATCGCTTCTACTTGATTCGGATCTATCTCTTCGATTGCTTCAGCTAATAACTTAGATACGAATCCGATTGATCGCATAGCAAGCGCAAGAACCCCTGAGAGAGCACCAGGACCAAACACCACCACGAATATCAATGCCCATATTATGACATTAACAGATCTAGTGAACGAGATTATGAATTTTCCCAAACCATACGTGATTTTGTTGGGTGTTGTGTTTCTCGCTGCGAGAAAAGCAACAGGTAACGCAAGCAAAATCGCCAGTATCGTGCCCACAATAGCCATATTGATAGTTTCAATCAGTGGGCCCATGATCTCGTGGGTGTATCCAATATCTGGTGGGAACATTCGTCCGAGCAGATCCTGAATCGTCGCAGACGCAGTCCACATATAATAGAAGTTCATGTCCAAAAATCGCCATGACACGATCACAACAATCAAAGAGACCGCAAGGCTCAGAAAACGCGTCAGACGTTGTCTGAGTGAAAAGCGGTTCCACTCTCGATGCTTCCGTGAATCGTCCTGTTGGCCGGCGTTGTGGGGTGTGCTACTTTCAGACATTATTGTACCTTGTTACGAATCCATGCGCTGAACATTTCACCGAGTAATACGATTGCAACGATGACCAGCAAAATTGCAAGGGTGAAATCATACTGATACGTATCGAACGAGAGCATCAGTGTCATTCCAATACCACCAGCACCGACGATGCCGACAATGGTGCTGGCACGAATATTGATATCCATTCGATAGACGGTGAGACCGATAATACGTGGCATCACTTGCGGAAGAATGCCATAGGTTGCTACCTGAGACCGCGACGCACCGACTGCTCGAATAGCATTTATCTGGCCCTCATCAATGTCTTCAAGATCCTCCGAGAGAAGTTTTGCGAAGAATCCAGGTGTCGCAATCGTGAGTGCAAGTATACCGGCTAACGGTCCAAACCCAACCGCAGTAACAATAACAATCGCGAGCACAAGCTCGTGCAATGCTCGCGAAATCATTACTATTGACCTGCCAAATAGATAGACCGGTTTCGGTACCAGATTCCCAGCCGCGATAAACGCGATTGGAATACTGATCCCAACCCCAATCACCGTCGCAATAACGGCCATGGCAAGCGTCTCGAGGATTCCACTCCAGATTCGCGGACGAGTGCTGTCACCATAATCAGGAGGGAACATCTCAGTAATCAGCATCTGGCTGCTTTCGATTCCAGCTATAAACCTCTCGAAACTGATCCTGAGCTCCCACACACTCCAGATTAAAAATAGGAGAATCGAGAGATAGACAACGTACTTTACAAACTTATTATAAAATAACGAAGGGCGTTCCCAGCTCTTATTTTGCGAGAGTTCATTATCAGTAGACATATTACGTACTCTCGTGGGGCGTTACCTCGGTTGGTTGGTCCGTTTCCGGTGACGTTCGGGATTTGCCGTCACGGTATATCGTGTCTCTAGCCTCTTCGTCGAGTTCTGCTGGAGTGCCTTCGAATGAGAGGGATCCGTTCGTCAATCCAATAATGTGATCAGTGTACTCGAGGGCTAGATCGACCTCATGAATATTAATTAAGACAGGAATATCACGTTCATCCGCAATATCGGTTAGGAGTTCCATCACTTCGTGAGAAGTCTCAGGATCAAGGCTACTCGTTGGTTCGTCCGCCAGCATTATTTTAGGTCGCTGTACAACCGCTCGGGCGATTCCGACCCGTTGGCGTTGTCCACCGGAGAGTGCGTCAGCACGGTTATTCTCCAGCCCACCAAGACCAACTCTGTCGAGTATCTGGTACGCCTCAGTGATATCTTTTTGTGGGAACGACCGACGAATCGAACTGAGGTTTCCAACGTATCCGAGACGGCCAGATAATACGTTCTCCATTACAGTTAATCGTTCGACGAGATTGTACTCCTGAAATATCATACCCATATCACGCCTGGTATTACGAAGTTCGTTTTTAGAGAGGGAAGTGATTTCAGTTCCGTCCAGATACACTTCTCCCGATGTTGGCTCCGTGAGACGGTTTATACAGCGAATAAACGTACTTTTGCCTGCGCCGCTGGGACCGATGATCGATACAATCTCGTTACCAGAGACCTCTACCGATACATCATCTAGGGCCCGATCTCCTGTGTCATAAACTTTCTCTAAATTGTTTACTGTTAACATTTTTTATTACCTCATCTATGGGTGCTTATCGATAATGATACTTAAAGGTATTCACACCGCGCGATTCACGTGCCGCTACTACCTAGTCAGTGCATGGGATAGTCTGAGTCCCGAGATCATATTTGGTCCTCTACGTATTCGACTTCATTGTATTCCTGTATAGACAGGACGGCGTCCCAGTGGCTTGCATAATCGATTTCGACCCATCGGCCTCGTCCATCGTAGTATTCAGCCAGCTCAGTGTCCATGTAATCGTACTCTAAGTACGCATTTCGAATTCCTTCACGGATATCTGGATGAAGGTTGTACTTGTACGTGAATCCAGTTGTAACGAAGGGGACACTGTTATAAACGACTTTTAGCTCATCAGCATCGGCTGCCCCCTCGCGCGAGGCTCGCTCTACAACAGTACTGGCAAC
Protein-coding regions in this window:
- a CDS encoding inositol monophosphatase family protein, which encodes MDDLPENEYLKTAITAAKSVGDLQNEHCGNIAKSEFKYKSRRDLVTETDIQSEKEIIDIIATKYPNHTIAGEETKGVQGESDKRWVIDPIDGTTNYYHGVPFYAVSIAFKKDGEAEIGVVYCPSTDETYCAINGNGAYYNNKRITVSGETDWERSLIGTGFLSKHIVDEELLGVLQVVVNTTHGIRRFGSAAASLAMVASGQIEGYYHPYLNTWDIAAGVLMVKEAGGTIETFETDEGDSLHVVATNGNIQTELSRLFTSSVTHH
- a CDS encoding MFS transporter; this translates as MSYADLLTNKNFGIIILVSVSATIGTLLPPALPGLATGLGVSEGTIGYVITVYKLPSILIIPVAAAVADIYGRRTVLLPSLILFGGAGTIMFFAQSFSTLLFLAVVLGTGAAAIYPLTVTLLGDFFEGRQNSAGQGIRVGMIGLGMIFVPVATGYLAEIRWNYPFILFLFVFPVVGIVHLSLSEPLPNKIDERTLRSAVTEYAWTIRKKISEPSLAILVFGGFTRGFTRYALVIFVPLFAVSTLEASLFQVGLLLSIPGAVYVVASPFSGELLNWFKRKQVLFASFFVSGFALFLLPFVNNLFVLAILILCHTAGDAVLDPVMKGTVTSLTDNEHRAGIVNTLYVLKRIGQTTAPAVLGFILATFNYSIVFASSAVFVGIYLLLFAFLFSDTVLS
- a CDS encoding HAD-IIA family hydrolase gives rise to the protein MDGAIIDLDGTVYRSNEPIPGAVKAINRMRSFDLDIVFATNSSTKSIRTCVEKLESMGVSTNRNEILTSASVTASYVSEAYSDAVAFVIGEDPLRDELSERGVAISSDPCDAETLVVGKDRSFDFNTLQMTLNILDTGIPFIVTNPDRSSPTDSGIAPGTGAIIAAIVAASGRDPDIVVGKPNESMANITLDSVDSSPSEWLVIGDNVDTDIAMGKRAGMTTVLVQSGVDNRRVERNSSTLPDYILDSLGSINEVLNSH
- a CDS encoding HAD family hydrolase, with amino-acid sequence MVETVIFDLDNTLVVFDRDRNARLAATTDEVGAPPLTNEEYLSVHKKYLTNETREPIFAELLADQDDIDPAAAAAAYRDVTAEAILPLDGVVAMLEELSHEYSIGLLTNGPERAQREKLATLGWDNLFDEALATGEIQSGKPDSLSFKTILNELAVSPEEAVYVGDSIESDINGATNAGLRAIQVLYDGGPDPHSRAAGHVEQNQIAEELPSLISTL
- a CDS encoding metallophosphoesterase family protein, coding for MTVHDFPDEQPGPVLAKLRKPRSQQLTRLAFVADIHLSTDGFGTSKVYHRTEELFETLISDINARDVSGVVFLGDQTHDGRPKEFDLFDTMVEQLQFPWISLPGNHDVPKEHDEHRSLLYTEFKRRYTPRGDGYPFVTEFNETSVISLNSSCTPDGCLRNTASGKISQQQLDYISGLDLDVSRTIVTLHHNLSLLPEHTVDYPWNQFQIENRTSLVDSLPANSSPLVVSGHHHLPAVTNTENYLELIAPAVCSFPQSYLLAEISSRGTTVFLVPLSDRDEITESYWFAKNGSVTSQGSLEMASNRLGRLPLLVEE
- the phnE gene encoding phosphonate ABC transporter, permease protein PhnE — translated: MSESSTPHNAGQQDDSRKHREWNRFSLRQRLTRFLSLAVSLIVVIVSWRFLDMNFYYMWTASATIQDLLGRMFPPDIGYTHEIMGPLIETINMAIVGTILAILLALPVAFLAARNTTPNKITYGLGKFIISFTRSVNVIIWALIFVVVFGPGALSGVLALAMRSIGFVSKLLAEAIEEIDPNQVEAIAATGGSSFDILVYGIVPQIKPAFIGVATYRWDINVRAATILGLVGAGGIGVQLNTSVNYFNWDAVLTILIAILVIVAISEVVSAYFRSKTT
- the phnE gene encoding phosphonate ABC transporter, permease protein PhnE, translated to MSTDNELSQNKSWERPSLFYNKFVKYVVYLSILLFLIWSVWELRISFERFIAGIESSQMLITEMFPPDYGDSTRPRIWSGILETLAMAVIATVIGVGISIPIAFIAAGNLVPKPVYLFGRSIVMISRALHELVLAIVIVTAVGFGPLAGILALTIATPGFFAKLLSEDLEDIDEGQINAIRAVGASRSQVATYGILPQVMPRIIGLTVYRMDINIRASTIVGIVGAGGIGMTLMLSFDTYQYDFTLAILLVIVAIVLLGEMFSAWIRNKVQ
- the phnC gene encoding phosphonate ABC transporter ATP-binding protein, translating into MLTVNNLEKVYDTGDRALDDVSVEVSGNEIVSIIGPSGAGKSTFIRCINRLTEPTSGEVYLDGTEITSLSKNELRNTRRDMGMIFQEYNLVERLTVMENVLSGRLGYVGNLSSIRRSFPQKDITEAYQILDRVGLGGLENNRADALSGGQRQRVGIARAVVQRPKIMLADEPTSSLDPETSHEVMELLTDIADERDIPVLINIHEVDLALEYTDHIIGLTNGSLSFEGTPAELDEEARDTIYRDGKSRTSPETDQPTEVTPHEST